One Prunus dulcis chromosome 7, ALMONDv2, whole genome shotgun sequence DNA segment encodes these proteins:
- the LOC117634234 gene encoding uncharacterized protein LOC117634234 isoform X1 yields the protein MFQTPQKQKRKREKAKLKIPIAFSFFLWFFIWSGQPFTTKIGTEISIYIQYPPEVKKTENMGIVLEIGVQIKKFAIISKRTCYRLVGNHPFLVGVLLFLIFLYRSFPSAFSLLVSTSPVLVCTAVLLGTLLSFGQPNIPEIEKEEKLTHDIASLKTGVSRDDTFVVDRDGSFSTERFSGKTRHVVSSEVEDHDPQRDSKVSSEVEDHDGSSVYVPLINENLKHTQNEKRVIEGVERELESPELDNQRDSHDERLGIEGVEWDVEAVEQQYTLVQTVEDDISPRESYRADHLDSSLGVGGSAGDDEADEDVNDEASDSESDRAESSSPDASMADILPILDELHPLLDPEAPEPAHMSHDESESDRSNAGSVESDKETENLGRGVQGDDGVDYNDGDEEEAQGGKEDESESAIIWTEDDQKNLMDLGNLELERNQRLENLIARRRARKSFKITAEKNLIDFDSADLPFNIAPISTTRHNPFDLPYDSFDNLGLPPIPGSAPSILLPRRNPFDLPYESNEEKPDLKGDHFEQEFMAFHSKDAFFRRHESFSLGPSSLGHAKQERQDFKWRPVFVPERLASEGTSSSSFQRQSSEVSDSKLSSLPDTESVSSAADLDERKFSEQDFTKEAEVISNMYHAPDLVEHESHSSEDVDSLDMEQAGKRDVQHDEPAIKLGELQNPDPSLSGTGGVATLVEHISNEIHLKPEPVEEDKTSRSSLSSLSEVDENISDVMKGGSTSLEAEGDIIKEFVISPQPSIEESEVQFMSRAVDDNEHKEPVYDSSPLPTEKILSFNSISSDMQADISEMVTPQASTEMYVVDQDSEAPGESTEKGTSGYVEINGSTSEVHASDEIERSLGTCNQLNLACPHLEEEIYLPKNLNVKTASSDSSYQSVLSEKMPSSEQEKVLSWSDKSMVEPCFDDHAEALVVNEEVDDVKEIDAGLLSELDAVGDFSVKEVVGEPLHTDEPIQEEANVSRTEFGDSNLSESNLELLVPEARSIEDIDMTFKQIQKGLDVEEVILPSIVDNQLAVEAAENTVQTSSEFPIVEARSLEDIVTTLNQVSESSVNVLPQLMDSEDQSTELPLEYIHTILKQVSEGNSVGELPNPSYSNDGSEEVGTTAVGSLEEVASRNIVSSVQENITARDALEQVSESYVDELPNSEGLEEVGINAMGSMEEIASSNIVSSALENIGTQTALKQVSESHVDELPKQTSDLKEGSAEVGTTAMGSTNEIASSNIVSSEQENFTTHTALKQVSESHVDELPKPTANSKEGLEEVGDAMASSTKEIASITTEPGVQEAITTPTALKQVSGSNVDELPKSSNSQGGFAEVGPNATDLPIENIRHEN from the exons ATGTTCCAAACTCCACAAaagcagaaaagaaaaagagagaaagcaaAGCTGAAGATTCCCattgccttttctttctttctttggtttttcATCTGGTCTGGTCAGCCTTTCACTACCAAG ATTGGAACTGAAATTAGTATCTATATTCAATATCCACCGGAagtaaagaaaacagagaacaTGGGAATAGTGTTAGAAATTGGAGTTCAAATCAAAAAATTTGCCATCATATCAAAGAGAACATGTTACAGATTAGTTGGCAACCATCCATTTCTTGTGGGCGTGCTGCTTTTCCTGATATTTCTGTACAGATCATTTCCTTCTGCGTTTTCTCTTTTGGTGTCTACATCCCCTGTTTTAGTCTGCACTGCTGTCCTTCTGGGCACCCTTTTGAGTTTTGGCCAACCCAACATACCCGAGATCGAAAAGGAAGAGAAGCTTACCCACGATATTGCTTCTCTTAAAACTGGGGTTTCTAGGGATGACACTTTTGTGGTGGATAGAGATGGCAGCTTTTCCACAGAGAGATTCTCAGGAAAGACAAGGCATGTTGTCAGTAGTGAGGTTGAGGATCATGATCCACAGAGAGATTCTAAGGTCAGTAGTGAGGTTGAGGATCATGATGGTTCCTCTGTTTATGTGCCACTTATCAATGAGAATTTGAAGCACACTCAGAATGAGAAGAGAGTGATTGAGGGTGTGGAGAGAGAATTAGAGAGTCCGGAGTTGGATAACCAGAGAGACTCTCATGATGAAAGATTGGGGATTGAAGGAGTTGAATGGGATGTGGAAGCTGTTGAGCAGCAGTATACTTTGGTTCAAACAGTGGAAGATGATATATCTCCCCGTGAGTCTTACAGGGCTGATCACTTGGATTCTTCTCTGGGTGTGGGTGGCAGTGCTGGTGATGATGAGGCTGACGAAGATGTCAATGATGAGGCTTCAGATTCTGAGTCAGATCGGGCGGAGAGTTCCTCACCAGATGCTTCAATGGCTGACATCCTTCCTATTCTTGATGAGCTACACCCGCTTTTAGACCCAGAAGCTCCAGAGCCTGCTCACATGTCCCATGATGAGTCTGAGTCTGATAGGAGCAATGCTGGCAGTGTTGAGTCAGACAAGGAAACTGAAAACCTCGGCAGAGGAGTACAAGGGGATGATGGGGTTGATTATAATGACGGTGATGAGGAAGAAGCACAGGGTGGGAAGGAGGATGAAAGCGAATCTGCAATTATCTGGACAGAGGATGACCAAAAGAATCTCATGGATTTGGGGAATTTGGAGCTTGAAAGGAACCAACGCTTGGAGAATCTTATTGCAAGGAGAAGAGCAAGGAAAAGCTTCAAAATAACGGCTGAGAAGAATCTAATAGATTTTGATAGTGCGGATCTTCCCTTTAATATTGCACCAATCTCAACAACAAGACACAACCCATTTGATCTTCCATATGATTCCTTTGATAACTTGGGGTTACCACCCATTCCTGGGTCTGCTCCATCAATTTTGTTGCCAAGACGAAACCCCTTTGATCTTCCTTATGAgtcaaatgaagaaaaaccTGATCTCAAGGGAGACCATTTTGAGCAAGAGTTTATGGCATTTCACTCCAAGGATGCATTCTTCCGTAGGCATGAAAGCTTCAGTTTGGGACCATCCAGCTTAGGTCATGCCAAGCAAGAGAGGCAAGATTTTAAGTGGAGACCTGTTTTTGTACCAGAACGGTTGGCTTCAGAAGGAACAAGCAGTTCCTCATTTCAAAGACAATCAAGTGAAGTTAGTGATTCAAAGTTGAGTTCTCTTCCTGATACTGAATCAGTCAGTTCTGCAGCAGATCTGGATGAAAGGAAGTTCAGTGAGCAAGACTTTACTAAAGAAGCAGAAGTGATATCCAACATGTACCATGCTCCTGATCTTGTTGAGCATGAAAGTCATTCCTCAGAAGATGTAGATTCTCTGGATATGGAACAGGCTGGGAAAAGGGATGTTCAACATGATGAGCCTGCAATAAAATTGGGGGAGTTGCAAAATCCGGATCCAAGCTTGTCTGGTACAGGGGGTGTAGCCACTCTTGTGGAACATATTtctaatgaaattcatttgaaaCCAGAACCAGTTGAAGAGGACAAAACCAGTAGGTCAAGCTTGTCATCATTGTCAGAAGTGGATGAAAATATTTCCGATGTGATGAAAGGTGGATCGACAAGTTTGGAGGCAGAAGGTGATATCATCAAGGAGTTTGTAATTTCACCACAACCTTCAATTGAGGAGTCAGAAGTCCAATTTATGAGCAGGGCGGTGGATGACAATGAACATAAAGAGCCAGTCTATGACTCAAGTCCCCTACCAACTGAAAAGATCCTTTCCTTTAACTCTATCTCTTCTGATATGCAAGCTGATATATCAGAAATGGTTACACCTCAGGCATCAACTGAAATGTATGTTGTAGACCAGGATTCTGAAGCGCCTGGTGAGAGCACGGAGAAGGGTACTTCAGGCTATGTAGAGATAAATGGTTCCACCTCAGAAGTACATGCATcagatgaaattgaaagaagcTTGGGAACATGCAACCAACTCAACTTAGCATGTCCTCACTTAGAGGAAGAGATCTATCTCCCTAAGAATTTAAATGTGAAGACAGCTTCATCAGATTCTAGTTATCAATCTGTTCTTTCCGAAAAAATGCCATCATCTGAACAGGAGAAAGTTCTTTCCTGGTCGGATAAATCCATGGTTGAACCATGTTTTGATGATCATGCGGAAGCACTTGTTGTTAATGAAGAAGTAGATGACGTAAAGGAGATTGATGCAGGGTTGCTGTCAGAACTAGATGCAGTTGGGGACTTCAGTGTCAAAGAAGTTGTTGGTGAGCCACTGCATACTGATGAGCCCATACAAGAGGAAGCAAATGTTTCGAGGACTGAATTTGGGGATTCAAACCTGTCAGAATCGAACCTGGAGCTACTAGTTCCTGAAGCAAGATCGATTGAAGATATTGACATGACTTTTAAGCAAATTCAAAAGGGACTCGATGTTGAGGAAGTCATTCTTCCCAGTATTGTTGACAATCAGCTAGCAGTGGAAGCAGCCGAAAATACTGTCCAGACCAGTTCAGAGTTTCCAATTGTTGAAGCAAGATCTTTGGAAGATATTGTCACTACTTTAAATCAAGTTTCAGAAAGTAGTGTTAATGTGCTTCCACAGCTGATGGATTCAGAGGATCAGTCAACAGAATTACCGTTGGAATATATTCATACCATCTTGAAGCAAGTCTCAGAAGGTAATAGTGTTGGTGAGCTGCCAAATCCATCATATTCAAATGATGGGTCGGAAGAAGTAGGAACTACTGCAGTGGGTTCTTTGGAGGAGGTTGCATCAAGAAATATAGTATCAAGTGTTCAAGAAAATATCACTGCACGTGATGCTTTGGAGCAAGTCTCAGAAAGTTATGTTGATGAGCTGCCAAATTCAGAGGGATTAGAAGAAGTTGGAATTAATGCAATGGGTTCTATGGAGGAGATTGCGTCGAGCAATATAGTATCAAGTGCTCTAGAAAACATCGGTACTCAGACTGCTTTGAAGCAAGTCTCAGAAAGTCATGTTGATGAGCTACCAAAACAAACATCAGATTTAAAGGAGGGGTCAGCAGAAGTAGGAACTACTGCAATGGGTTCTACCAACGAGATTGCATCAAGCAATATAGTATCAAGCGAACAAGAAAATTTTACTACTCATACTGCTTTGAAGCAAGTCTCAGAAAGTCATGTTGATGAGTTGCCAAAACCAACCGCAAATTCAAAGGAGGGATTGGAAGAAGTAGGAGATGCAATGGCTTCTTCTACCAAGGAGATTGCATCAATTACTACAGAACCTGGTGTTCAGGAAGCTATAACTACTCCTACTGCTTTGAAGCAAGTCTCAGGAAGTAATGTTGATGAGCTGCCGAAATCATCAAATTCACAGGGTGGATTTGCAGAAGTAGGACCAAATGCAACAGACCTACCGATTGAGAATATAAGACATGAAAACTGA
- the LOC117634234 gene encoding uncharacterized protein LOC117634234 isoform X2: MGIVLEIGVQIKKFAIISKRTCYRLVGNHPFLVGVLLFLIFLYRSFPSAFSLLVSTSPVLVCTAVLLGTLLSFGQPNIPEIEKEEKLTHDIASLKTGVSRDDTFVVDRDGSFSTERFSGKTRHVVSSEVEDHDPQRDSKVSSEVEDHDGSSVYVPLINENLKHTQNEKRVIEGVERELESPELDNQRDSHDERLGIEGVEWDVEAVEQQYTLVQTVEDDISPRESYRADHLDSSLGVGGSAGDDEADEDVNDEASDSESDRAESSSPDASMADILPILDELHPLLDPEAPEPAHMSHDESESDRSNAGSVESDKETENLGRGVQGDDGVDYNDGDEEEAQGGKEDESESAIIWTEDDQKNLMDLGNLELERNQRLENLIARRRARKSFKITAEKNLIDFDSADLPFNIAPISTTRHNPFDLPYDSFDNLGLPPIPGSAPSILLPRRNPFDLPYESNEEKPDLKGDHFEQEFMAFHSKDAFFRRHESFSLGPSSLGHAKQERQDFKWRPVFVPERLASEGTSSSSFQRQSSEVSDSKLSSLPDTESVSSAADLDERKFSEQDFTKEAEVISNMYHAPDLVEHESHSSEDVDSLDMEQAGKRDVQHDEPAIKLGELQNPDPSLSGTGGVATLVEHISNEIHLKPEPVEEDKTSRSSLSSLSEVDENISDVMKGGSTSLEAEGDIIKEFVISPQPSIEESEVQFMSRAVDDNEHKEPVYDSSPLPTEKILSFNSISSDMQADISEMVTPQASTEMYVVDQDSEAPGESTEKGTSGYVEINGSTSEVHASDEIERSLGTCNQLNLACPHLEEEIYLPKNLNVKTASSDSSYQSVLSEKMPSSEQEKVLSWSDKSMVEPCFDDHAEALVVNEEVDDVKEIDAGLLSELDAVGDFSVKEVVGEPLHTDEPIQEEANVSRTEFGDSNLSESNLELLVPEARSIEDIDMTFKQIQKGLDVEEVILPSIVDNQLAVEAAENTVQTSSEFPIVEARSLEDIVTTLNQVSESSVNVLPQLMDSEDQSTELPLEYIHTILKQVSEGNSVGELPNPSYSNDGSEEVGTTAVGSLEEVASRNIVSSVQENITARDALEQVSESYVDELPNSEGLEEVGINAMGSMEEIASSNIVSSALENIGTQTALKQVSESHVDELPKQTSDLKEGSAEVGTTAMGSTNEIASSNIVSSEQENFTTHTALKQVSESHVDELPKPTANSKEGLEEVGDAMASSTKEIASITTEPGVQEAITTPTALKQVSGSNVDELPKSSNSQGGFAEVGPNATDLPIENIRHEN; this comes from the coding sequence aTGGGAATAGTGTTAGAAATTGGAGTTCAAATCAAAAAATTTGCCATCATATCAAAGAGAACATGTTACAGATTAGTTGGCAACCATCCATTTCTTGTGGGCGTGCTGCTTTTCCTGATATTTCTGTACAGATCATTTCCTTCTGCGTTTTCTCTTTTGGTGTCTACATCCCCTGTTTTAGTCTGCACTGCTGTCCTTCTGGGCACCCTTTTGAGTTTTGGCCAACCCAACATACCCGAGATCGAAAAGGAAGAGAAGCTTACCCACGATATTGCTTCTCTTAAAACTGGGGTTTCTAGGGATGACACTTTTGTGGTGGATAGAGATGGCAGCTTTTCCACAGAGAGATTCTCAGGAAAGACAAGGCATGTTGTCAGTAGTGAGGTTGAGGATCATGATCCACAGAGAGATTCTAAGGTCAGTAGTGAGGTTGAGGATCATGATGGTTCCTCTGTTTATGTGCCACTTATCAATGAGAATTTGAAGCACACTCAGAATGAGAAGAGAGTGATTGAGGGTGTGGAGAGAGAATTAGAGAGTCCGGAGTTGGATAACCAGAGAGACTCTCATGATGAAAGATTGGGGATTGAAGGAGTTGAATGGGATGTGGAAGCTGTTGAGCAGCAGTATACTTTGGTTCAAACAGTGGAAGATGATATATCTCCCCGTGAGTCTTACAGGGCTGATCACTTGGATTCTTCTCTGGGTGTGGGTGGCAGTGCTGGTGATGATGAGGCTGACGAAGATGTCAATGATGAGGCTTCAGATTCTGAGTCAGATCGGGCGGAGAGTTCCTCACCAGATGCTTCAATGGCTGACATCCTTCCTATTCTTGATGAGCTACACCCGCTTTTAGACCCAGAAGCTCCAGAGCCTGCTCACATGTCCCATGATGAGTCTGAGTCTGATAGGAGCAATGCTGGCAGTGTTGAGTCAGACAAGGAAACTGAAAACCTCGGCAGAGGAGTACAAGGGGATGATGGGGTTGATTATAATGACGGTGATGAGGAAGAAGCACAGGGTGGGAAGGAGGATGAAAGCGAATCTGCAATTATCTGGACAGAGGATGACCAAAAGAATCTCATGGATTTGGGGAATTTGGAGCTTGAAAGGAACCAACGCTTGGAGAATCTTATTGCAAGGAGAAGAGCAAGGAAAAGCTTCAAAATAACGGCTGAGAAGAATCTAATAGATTTTGATAGTGCGGATCTTCCCTTTAATATTGCACCAATCTCAACAACAAGACACAACCCATTTGATCTTCCATATGATTCCTTTGATAACTTGGGGTTACCACCCATTCCTGGGTCTGCTCCATCAATTTTGTTGCCAAGACGAAACCCCTTTGATCTTCCTTATGAgtcaaatgaagaaaaaccTGATCTCAAGGGAGACCATTTTGAGCAAGAGTTTATGGCATTTCACTCCAAGGATGCATTCTTCCGTAGGCATGAAAGCTTCAGTTTGGGACCATCCAGCTTAGGTCATGCCAAGCAAGAGAGGCAAGATTTTAAGTGGAGACCTGTTTTTGTACCAGAACGGTTGGCTTCAGAAGGAACAAGCAGTTCCTCATTTCAAAGACAATCAAGTGAAGTTAGTGATTCAAAGTTGAGTTCTCTTCCTGATACTGAATCAGTCAGTTCTGCAGCAGATCTGGATGAAAGGAAGTTCAGTGAGCAAGACTTTACTAAAGAAGCAGAAGTGATATCCAACATGTACCATGCTCCTGATCTTGTTGAGCATGAAAGTCATTCCTCAGAAGATGTAGATTCTCTGGATATGGAACAGGCTGGGAAAAGGGATGTTCAACATGATGAGCCTGCAATAAAATTGGGGGAGTTGCAAAATCCGGATCCAAGCTTGTCTGGTACAGGGGGTGTAGCCACTCTTGTGGAACATATTtctaatgaaattcatttgaaaCCAGAACCAGTTGAAGAGGACAAAACCAGTAGGTCAAGCTTGTCATCATTGTCAGAAGTGGATGAAAATATTTCCGATGTGATGAAAGGTGGATCGACAAGTTTGGAGGCAGAAGGTGATATCATCAAGGAGTTTGTAATTTCACCACAACCTTCAATTGAGGAGTCAGAAGTCCAATTTATGAGCAGGGCGGTGGATGACAATGAACATAAAGAGCCAGTCTATGACTCAAGTCCCCTACCAACTGAAAAGATCCTTTCCTTTAACTCTATCTCTTCTGATATGCAAGCTGATATATCAGAAATGGTTACACCTCAGGCATCAACTGAAATGTATGTTGTAGACCAGGATTCTGAAGCGCCTGGTGAGAGCACGGAGAAGGGTACTTCAGGCTATGTAGAGATAAATGGTTCCACCTCAGAAGTACATGCATcagatgaaattgaaagaagcTTGGGAACATGCAACCAACTCAACTTAGCATGTCCTCACTTAGAGGAAGAGATCTATCTCCCTAAGAATTTAAATGTGAAGACAGCTTCATCAGATTCTAGTTATCAATCTGTTCTTTCCGAAAAAATGCCATCATCTGAACAGGAGAAAGTTCTTTCCTGGTCGGATAAATCCATGGTTGAACCATGTTTTGATGATCATGCGGAAGCACTTGTTGTTAATGAAGAAGTAGATGACGTAAAGGAGATTGATGCAGGGTTGCTGTCAGAACTAGATGCAGTTGGGGACTTCAGTGTCAAAGAAGTTGTTGGTGAGCCACTGCATACTGATGAGCCCATACAAGAGGAAGCAAATGTTTCGAGGACTGAATTTGGGGATTCAAACCTGTCAGAATCGAACCTGGAGCTACTAGTTCCTGAAGCAAGATCGATTGAAGATATTGACATGACTTTTAAGCAAATTCAAAAGGGACTCGATGTTGAGGAAGTCATTCTTCCCAGTATTGTTGACAATCAGCTAGCAGTGGAAGCAGCCGAAAATACTGTCCAGACCAGTTCAGAGTTTCCAATTGTTGAAGCAAGATCTTTGGAAGATATTGTCACTACTTTAAATCAAGTTTCAGAAAGTAGTGTTAATGTGCTTCCACAGCTGATGGATTCAGAGGATCAGTCAACAGAATTACCGTTGGAATATATTCATACCATCTTGAAGCAAGTCTCAGAAGGTAATAGTGTTGGTGAGCTGCCAAATCCATCATATTCAAATGATGGGTCGGAAGAAGTAGGAACTACTGCAGTGGGTTCTTTGGAGGAGGTTGCATCAAGAAATATAGTATCAAGTGTTCAAGAAAATATCACTGCACGTGATGCTTTGGAGCAAGTCTCAGAAAGTTATGTTGATGAGCTGCCAAATTCAGAGGGATTAGAAGAAGTTGGAATTAATGCAATGGGTTCTATGGAGGAGATTGCGTCGAGCAATATAGTATCAAGTGCTCTAGAAAACATCGGTACTCAGACTGCTTTGAAGCAAGTCTCAGAAAGTCATGTTGATGAGCTACCAAAACAAACATCAGATTTAAAGGAGGGGTCAGCAGAAGTAGGAACTACTGCAATGGGTTCTACCAACGAGATTGCATCAAGCAATATAGTATCAAGCGAACAAGAAAATTTTACTACTCATACTGCTTTGAAGCAAGTCTCAGAAAGTCATGTTGATGAGTTGCCAAAACCAACCGCAAATTCAAAGGAGGGATTGGAAGAAGTAGGAGATGCAATGGCTTCTTCTACCAAGGAGATTGCATCAATTACTACAGAACCTGGTGTTCAGGAAGCTATAACTACTCCTACTGCTTTGAAGCAAGTCTCAGGAAGTAATGTTGATGAGCTGCCGAAATCATCAAATTCACAGGGTGGATTTGCAGAAGTAGGACCAAATGCAACAGACCTACCGATTGAGAATATAAGACATGAAAACTGA
- the LOC117634569 gene encoding uncharacterized protein LOC117634569 isoform X2 codes for MEVMEDTLHLQLHKLSALKSEEALDQLLCTLWKTRKTGLHSPHQKSHFQSLLNLPSLSQLHPVLACLRSLIRKWVHENFTGDDLLKLFPPDLPLDLQSSLVVLFHKYQSQWKDEVAREQLRSLPRTSVSYQVKTSVPPSFTTLGSSCSFSDFGASSTPIVTGTNASRLTPMSPPILQVGTLPRLKSMTWTMENCNSGPANRVAVINLKLQDYTKSPLDEIEVKFQLTRDTLEAMLRSLTYIKEQLSSMVGTISGPSQKKQKQSDHLV; via the exons ATGGAGGTCATGGAAGACACACTGCACCTGCAATTGCATAAGCTATCAGCCCTAAAATCAGAGGAAGCACTTGACCAATTGCTTTGCACTCTCTGGAAAACCAGGAAAACCGGTCTCCACTCCCCCCACCAAAAGTCCCACTTCCAATCTCTCCTCAATCTGCCTTCTCTTTCACAACTCCATCCC GTTTTGGCATGCCTTCGATCGCTTATCAGAAAATGGGTACATGAAAACTTCACTGGTGATGACCTTTTGAAGCTCTTCCCTCCCGATTTACCGCTCGATTTGCAGAGCAGTTTGGTGGTGTTGTTCCACAAGTATCAGTCTCAATGGAAGGATGAAGTAGCCCGAGAACAGCTG cGTTCATTGCCAAGGACTAGTGTTTCGTATCAGGTCAAGACAAGTGTGCCGCCATCTTTCACGACTTTGGGTAGCTCATGCTCATTTAGCGATTTTGGAGCTTCATCAACACCGATTGTTACTGGGACCAATGCGTCTCGGCTCACTCCCATGTCTCCTCCAATTCTTCAGGTG GGAACTCTACCTCGCCTAAAGTCAATGACTTGGACCATGGAGAACTGTAACTCAGGGCCGGCTAATAGAGTGGCTGTCATCAATCTTAAG ttgcaAGATTATACCAAATCTCCTTTAGATGAAATTGAGGTGAAGTTTCAACTGACTAGGGACACTCTTGAAGCGATGCTGAGATCATTGACGTACATCAAGGAACAACTCTCAAGCATG GTTGGGACTATTTCTGGGCCAtcacaaaagaaacaaaagcaatCGGATCATTTGGTATGA
- the LOC117634569 gene encoding uncharacterized protein LOC117634569 isoform X1 produces MSCLFFYSEQQPQEPNRTNEKRMEVMEDTLHLQLHKLSALKSEEALDQLLCTLWKTRKTGLHSPHQKSHFQSLLNLPSLSQLHPVLACLRSLIRKWVHENFTGDDLLKLFPPDLPLDLQSSLVVLFHKYQSQWKDEVAREQLRSLPRTSVSYQVKTSVPPSFTTLGSSCSFSDFGASSTPIVTGTNASRLTPMSPPILQGTLPRLKSMTWTMENCNSGPANRVAVINLKLQDYTKSPLDEIEVKFQLTRDTLEAMLRSLTYIKEQLSSMVGTISGPSQKKQKQSDHLV; encoded by the exons ATGAGCTGTCTCTTCTTCTACTCAGAGCAGCAGCCACAAGAACCCAACAGAACAAATGAGAAAAGAATGGAGGTCATGGAAGACACACTGCACCTGCAATTGCATAAGCTATCAGCCCTAAAATCAGAGGAAGCACTTGACCAATTGCTTTGCACTCTCTGGAAAACCAGGAAAACCGGTCTCCACTCCCCCCACCAAAAGTCCCACTTCCAATCTCTCCTCAATCTGCCTTCTCTTTCACAACTCCATCCC GTTTTGGCATGCCTTCGATCGCTTATCAGAAAATGGGTACATGAAAACTTCACTGGTGATGACCTTTTGAAGCTCTTCCCTCCCGATTTACCGCTCGATTTGCAGAGCAGTTTGGTGGTGTTGTTCCACAAGTATCAGTCTCAATGGAAGGATGAAGTAGCCCGAGAACAGCTG cGTTCATTGCCAAGGACTAGTGTTTCGTATCAGGTCAAGACAAGTGTGCCGCCATCTTTCACGACTTTGGGTAGCTCATGCTCATTTAGCGATTTTGGAGCTTCATCAACACCGATTGTTACTGGGACCAATGCGTCTCGGCTCACTCCCATGTCTCCTCCAATTCTTCAG GGAACTCTACCTCGCCTAAAGTCAATGACTTGGACCATGGAGAACTGTAACTCAGGGCCGGCTAATAGAGTGGCTGTCATCAATCTTAAG ttgcaAGATTATACCAAATCTCCTTTAGATGAAATTGAGGTGAAGTTTCAACTGACTAGGGACACTCTTGAAGCGATGCTGAGATCATTGACGTACATCAAGGAACAACTCTCAAGCATG GTTGGGACTATTTCTGGGCCAtcacaaaagaaacaaaagcaatCGGATCATTTGGTATGA